From Alienimonas californiensis, a single genomic window includes:
- a CDS encoding galactitol-1-phosphate 5-dehydrogenase produces MKALLLSDLKQLEVVDFDTPTPGPRDLLVQVRACGICGSDVHGYDGGSGRRIPPLVMGHEAAGVVAEVGSEVTGFRPGDAVTFDSTIFCGTCHFCRQGRVNLCEDRQVLGVSCGDYRRHGAFAEYVAVPQHVSYKLPEGLSFEHAAMIEAVSVAVHAVGRTPVRLGDTAVVVGCGMIGLLTIQAARLAGCTRVVAVDLDATRLARAKALGADVTLNAKDVDVPQAVRDLTDGRGADVAFEVVGTPPTVKTAIDSVRKGGAITLVGNLAPTVEFPLQSVVTRELSLFGTCASSGEYPACIDLLARGAIRVADLITATAPLEEGADWFARLYDGEAGAMKVILDPTR; encoded by the coding sequence ATGAAGGCGCTGCTGCTCTCCGACCTGAAACAGCTTGAGGTCGTCGACTTCGACACCCCGACGCCGGGCCCGCGGGATCTGCTCGTGCAGGTCCGGGCGTGCGGGATCTGCGGCAGCGACGTGCACGGGTACGACGGCGGCAGCGGACGCCGCATCCCCCCGCTGGTGATGGGCCACGAGGCCGCCGGCGTCGTCGCGGAGGTCGGCTCCGAGGTGACGGGCTTTCGGCCCGGCGACGCCGTCACGTTCGACTCCACGATCTTCTGCGGGACCTGTCACTTCTGCCGGCAGGGGCGGGTCAACCTCTGCGAGGACCGGCAGGTGCTGGGCGTCTCCTGCGGCGACTACCGCCGCCACGGCGCCTTCGCCGAATACGTCGCGGTTCCCCAGCACGTCTCCTACAAGCTGCCGGAGGGGCTGTCGTTCGAGCACGCCGCGATGATCGAGGCCGTCTCCGTCGCCGTGCACGCGGTCGGCCGGACGCCGGTGCGGCTGGGCGACACGGCCGTCGTCGTCGGCTGCGGAATGATCGGGCTGCTGACGATTCAGGCGGCCCGGCTGGCCGGCTGCACGCGGGTCGTCGCCGTCGATCTGGACGCCACCCGGCTGGCGCGGGCGAAGGCGCTGGGGGCGGACGTGACGCTGAACGCCAAGGACGTCGACGTGCCGCAGGCCGTCCGCGACCTGACCGACGGCCGCGGGGCCGACGTCGCGTTCGAGGTCGTCGGCACGCCGCCGACGGTCAAGACGGCGATCGACAGCGTCCGCAAGGGCGGGGCGATCACGCTGGTCGGCAACCTCGCCCCGACCGTGGAGTTCCCGCTGCAATCGGTCGTCACCCGGGAGCTGTCCCTGTTCGGGACCTGCGCCTCCAGCGGGGAGTACCCCGCCTGCATCGACCTACTCGCCCGCGGGGCGATCCGGGTCGCGGACCTCATCACCGCCACCGCCCCGCTGGAGGAGGGGGCCGACTGGTTCGCCCGCCTCTACGACGGCGAAGCCGGCGCGATGAAGGTGATCCTCGACCCCACCCGCTGA
- a CDS encoding glycoside hydrolase family 2 protein, producing MTLKLTLAVAGLAALAAPGAAPAADWSPVADSMLTRWGKTVEPESAWSEYPRPTMVRPQWQNLNGLWQYAVTPAAAGPPTEWDGEILVPFALEAPLSGVGRRLGADEALWYRTTFPAAEGDANQDGDANRQGDRTLLHFEAVDYACEVWVNGQSVGTHVGGNLPFRFDVTKALAASDKPATLTVKVRDATDAAGEYQLRGKQVNEPEGIWYTPVSGIWQTVWTERVPAAAISAVDFDTKIDGSVAATVAVDGPTGAEASTRVTVLDGGQEVAFATGSPSAPAGEVSLSIPDPKLWSPSSPHLYDVKVELLDGDRVVDAVTSYVGVREVGTERDGNGDLRLTLNGKPLFHWGPLDQGWWPDGLLTPPSDEAMRFDVDWLKSAGFNMIRKHIKVEPRRYYAHCDRVGMLVWQDQPSGGKDERTGEWPRWHRLADKYLGDPKRTVDYSSLKLDADWPDAAHEQYMRELKGMVDHLDVHPSIVCWVPFNERWGQHRTAEVGKWLKEYDPSRAVNVASGGNFAPVGDIADEHAYPHPFFDTEEPRYDDFVKVVGEFGGHGWPVKGHLWNESTRNWGYGGLPKTKEEYVSRYEESIRRLADLKAKGIAAGIYTQTTDVEGEINGLLTYDRENVKVPAERLKQIAEDAGLIGPATGR from the coding sequence ATGACGCTCAAACTCACCCTCGCGGTCGCCGGTCTGGCGGCCCTCGCCGCCCCCGGGGCCGCCCCCGCCGCGGACTGGTCCCCCGTCGCCGATTCGATGCTCACCCGCTGGGGCAAGACCGTCGAGCCGGAGTCGGCCTGGTCGGAATACCCGCGGCCGACGATGGTTCGGCCGCAGTGGCAGAACCTCAACGGCCTCTGGCAGTACGCCGTGACCCCCGCCGCCGCCGGCCCGCCGACGGAGTGGGACGGCGAGATCCTCGTGCCGTTCGCCCTCGAAGCCCCGCTGTCCGGCGTCGGCCGCCGCCTGGGAGCGGACGAGGCCCTCTGGTACCGCACCACGTTCCCCGCCGCGGAGGGCGACGCGAACCAGGACGGCGACGCGAACCGGCAAGGCGACCGCACGCTGCTGCACTTCGAGGCGGTCGACTACGCCTGCGAGGTGTGGGTGAACGGGCAGTCCGTCGGCACGCACGTCGGCGGGAACCTGCCGTTCCGCTTCGACGTGACCAAGGCCCTCGCCGCCTCCGACAAGCCGGCGACGCTGACGGTGAAGGTCCGCGACGCGACCGACGCCGCCGGGGAATATCAGCTCCGCGGCAAGCAGGTGAACGAGCCGGAGGGCATCTGGTACACGCCGGTCTCCGGCATCTGGCAGACGGTCTGGACCGAACGCGTCCCCGCCGCGGCGATCTCCGCGGTGGACTTCGACACGAAGATCGACGGCTCCGTCGCCGCGACGGTCGCGGTCGACGGGCCGACCGGCGCGGAAGCGTCGACCCGGGTGACCGTGCTGGACGGCGGCCAAGAAGTCGCCTTCGCGACCGGTTCCCCCTCCGCTCCGGCCGGCGAGGTCTCGCTGTCCATCCCCGACCCGAAGCTGTGGTCGCCGTCGTCGCCGCACCTGTACGACGTGAAGGTCGAACTGCTCGACGGAGACCGGGTCGTGGACGCGGTCACGTCCTACGTCGGCGTGCGTGAGGTCGGCACGGAGCGGGACGGGAACGGCGACCTGCGGCTGACGCTCAACGGGAAGCCGCTGTTCCACTGGGGACCGCTCGATCAGGGCTGGTGGCCGGACGGGCTGCTCACCCCGCCCTCGGACGAGGCGATGCGGTTCGACGTCGATTGGCTCAAGTCCGCCGGCTTCAACATGATTCGCAAGCACATCAAGGTGGAGCCCCGCCGGTATTACGCCCACTGCGACCGCGTCGGCATGCTGGTCTGGCAGGACCAGCCCTCCGGCGGGAAAGACGAGCGGACCGGCGAGTGGCCCCGCTGGCACCGTCTGGCGGACAAGTACCTCGGCGACCCGAAGCGGACCGTCGACTATTCCTCTTTGAAGCTCGACGCCGACTGGCCCGACGCCGCCCACGAGCAATACATGCGGGAATTGAAGGGGATGGTCGACCATCTGGACGTTCACCCCTCGATCGTCTGCTGGGTGCCCTTCAACGAACGCTGGGGCCAGCACCGGACGGCGGAAGTCGGAAAGTGGCTGAAGGAGTACGACCCCTCCCGGGCCGTGAACGTCGCCAGCGGCGGCAACTTCGCCCCGGTCGGCGACATCGCCGACGAGCACGCCTACCCGCACCCGTTCTTCGACACTGAGGAACCCCGCTACGACGACTTCGTCAAAGTCGTCGGCGAGTTCGGCGGCCACGGCTGGCCGGTGAAGGGCCACCTCTGGAACGAGTCCACGCGGAACTGGGGCTACGGCGGCCTGCCGAAAACCAAGGAGGAATACGTCAGCCGCTACGAGGAGTCGATCCGGCGCCTCGCCGACCTGAAAGCGAAGGGGATCGCGGCGGGGATCTACACCCAGACGACCGACGTCGAGGGCGAGATCAACGGCCTGCTGACCTACGACCGGGAGAACGTGAAGGTCCCCGCCGAACGCCTGAAGCAGATCGCCGAAGACGCCGGCCTGATCGGTCCGGCGACTGGGAGGTAA
- a CDS encoding sulfatase, with protein sequence MIPPPVSVRLAAALAVAALAVQPAGVAAEEPDRPSAAGRPNVLMILVDDLKPALGCYGDAVAQTPHMDALAARGVRFDAAYCNQAVCAPSRFTLMLGSHSTSTGLYGLGSHLRQALPDAVTLPQRFAAAGYRTESLGKVFHIGHGNQGDPESFMVPHFKDKVIEYVAPENVGGPITREEALFGNVMLDRIGQLPRGAAYESPDVPDDAYADGRVTAETVRRLRDAKARREAEGTPFFIACGLARPHMPFSVPQRYWDLYDPDELPAAEFVEAPDGAPGVAIKRGGEINAYKPIPDGGDPEPGSELAKTLVHGYYAGVSYADAQVGKLIAALDELGLAENTVVVLWGDHGFHLGDHGIWTKHTNFEQAARIPLLFAGPGVSAGAATGQLAESVDVFPTLTELCGLPTPRGPQPIDGVSLVPVLKDPAARVRDHAYHVFPKQRLGRAIRTDRYRLVEWIDHRVPEAPALLELYDYRDDPLETRNLAEERPQVVERLRATLADYPKPLKPGETPAQAAAKPAPPMTRAEIAAGLEAHD encoded by the coding sequence ATGATTCCGCCGCCCGTCTCCGTCCGCCTCGCCGCGGCGCTCGCCGTCGCGGCCCTTGCGGTACAGCCCGCGGGGGTCGCCGCGGAGGAACCGGACAGGCCCTCCGCGGCCGGGCGGCCGAACGTGTTGATGATTCTGGTGGACGACCTGAAGCCGGCACTGGGCTGCTACGGTGACGCGGTAGCTCAGACGCCGCATATGGACGCCCTCGCCGCCCGCGGCGTGCGGTTCGACGCGGCGTACTGCAACCAGGCGGTGTGCGCCCCCAGTCGGTTCACGCTGATGCTCGGCTCGCACAGCACGTCCACCGGCCTCTACGGACTCGGCAGCCACCTGCGGCAGGCGCTGCCGGACGCCGTCACCCTGCCCCAGCGCTTCGCCGCGGCCGGCTATCGGACCGAGTCGCTGGGGAAGGTGTTCCACATCGGGCACGGGAACCAGGGCGACCCGGAGTCCTTCATGGTCCCGCACTTCAAGGACAAGGTGATCGAGTACGTCGCCCCGGAGAACGTCGGCGGGCCGATCACCCGCGAGGAGGCGCTGTTCGGCAACGTGATGCTCGACCGGATCGGCCAGCTGCCGCGGGGGGCCGCGTACGAATCGCCCGACGTGCCGGACGACGCCTACGCCGACGGCCGCGTGACGGCCGAAACGGTGCGGCGCCTCCGGGACGCGAAGGCGCGGCGGGAGGCGGAGGGCACCCCGTTCTTCATTGCCTGCGGGCTGGCCCGGCCGCACATGCCCTTCAGCGTGCCGCAGCGGTACTGGGACCTGTACGACCCGGACGAACTGCCCGCCGCGGAATTCGTGGAGGCCCCGGACGGCGCCCCGGGGGTCGCGATAAAGCGAGGCGGGGAGATCAACGCCTACAAACCGATCCCCGACGGAGGCGATCCGGAGCCCGGCTCGGAACTCGCGAAGACGCTGGTGCACGGGTACTACGCCGGCGTGAGCTACGCCGACGCCCAGGTCGGCAAGCTGATCGCGGCGCTGGACGAGTTGGGACTCGCGGAGAACACCGTGGTTGTGCTGTGGGGCGACCACGGGTTCCACCTCGGCGACCACGGCATCTGGACGAAGCACACCAACTTCGAGCAGGCCGCCCGCATCCCGCTGCTGTTCGCCGGCCCCGGCGTGTCGGCCGGCGCGGCGACCGGCCAACTGGCGGAGAGCGTCGACGTGTTCCCGACGCTGACGGAACTCTGCGGCCTGCCGACCCCCCGGGGGCCGCAGCCGATCGACGGGGTGAGCCTCGTCCCGGTGTTAAAGGACCCCGCGGCCCGGGTTCGCGATCACGCCTATCACGTGTTCCCCAAGCAACGGCTGGGCCGCGCGATCCGCACCGACCGCTACCGCCTGGTGGAGTGGATCGACCATCGCGTCCCGGAGGCCCCGGCGCTGCTGGAGCTGTACGACTACCGGGACGATCCGCTCGAAACGCGGAACCTCGCCGAGGAACGGCCGCAGGTCGTGGAGCGGTTGCGGGCGACGCTGGCGGACTACCCGAAACCCCTCAAGCCGGGCGAGACGCCGGCGCAGGCCGCGGCGAAGCCGGCCCCGCCGATGACCCGGGCGGAAATCGCCGCCGGGCTGGAGGCGCACGACTAG
- a CDS encoding 3-keto-disaccharide hydrolase, with protein sequence MPFRTALALTAAASFCCSAFADDGPAGSRSLFDGKTLDGWHADVPAADGKPETKPSFVVRDGMLVSLGSPNGHLITDKTHENYRLEVEYRFPGKPGNCGVLVHASTPRALYQMFPQSIEVQMNHQHAGDFWCIEEDIAVPDMVERRGPKENWGINGSKARRILNLTDGSEKPLGEWNRMTIECVGDEVKVWVNGDLVNHGHDCTAASGQIAVQAEGSEVEFKKLRLTPIETLSETAPAE encoded by the coding sequence ATGCCGTTCCGCACCGCCCTCGCCCTGACCGCCGCCGCCTCGTTCTGTTGCTCCGCGTTCGCGGACGACGGGCCGGCCGGTTCGAGGAGCCTGTTCGACGGGAAGACCCTCGACGGCTGGCACGCCGACGTGCCGGCCGCGGACGGCAAGCCGGAGACGAAGCCCTCCTTCGTCGTCCGCGACGGGATGCTCGTCAGCCTCGGCTCGCCGAACGGGCACCTCATCACCGACAAGACGCACGAGAACTACCGGCTGGAGGTCGAATACCGCTTCCCCGGCAAGCCCGGCAACTGCGGGGTGCTGGTGCACGCCTCCACGCCGCGGGCCCTCTATCAGATGTTCCCGCAGTCGATCGAGGTGCAGATGAACCACCAGCACGCCGGCGACTTCTGGTGCATTGAGGAGGACATCGCCGTGCCGGATATGGTCGAGCGCCGCGGCCCCAAGGAGAACTGGGGGATCAACGGGAGCAAGGCCCGCCGGATCCTCAACCTGACCGACGGCTCCGAGAAGCCGCTGGGCGAGTGGAACCGCATGACGATCGAGTGCGTCGGCGACGAGGTGAAGGTCTGGGTCAACGGCGACCTGGTGAACCACGGCCACGACTGCACCGCCGCCAGCGGTCAGATCGCCGTGCAGGCGGAAGGCTCCGAGGTGGAGTTCAAGAAGCTCCGGCTGACGCCGATCGAGACCCTCAGCGAAACGGCCCCGGCCGAGTGA
- a CDS encoding outer membrane protein assembly factor BamB family protein produces the protein MRNALASAGTFLWLVVPALAADGERWPQWRGPDGSGRTAATDVVTEWGPEQNVLWRASLPEAGNSTPVVWGDRVFLTQPLSENDQRALLCLDRTTGAELWRRAVTYDKPEATHKTNPYASASPAVDGERVVAWFGSAGLVCWDLEGKELWRRDLGEQRHMWGYGSSPILHGNNCILNFGPGEREFLIAVDKSTGETVWQVDALDDEAERAHSGPENDGNSKDFDKDGDRANRLRGAWSTPIVITVDGRDELIVTLPRRVSAFDPATGEQLWTCGGLGPLAYASPMASEDGIVVALGGYGGACLAVRAGGEGDVTETRRLWHQPRGVGYLGTGAVADGAVYVCDMGGVLRCLDVQTGKELWKSRVAGGGTWSSVTQTADGRMFLLTKSGTTAVFRANREEYEPIAANDLDESTNASVVAAGDALFLRTDDALWAVGAPAEGAADGE, from the coding sequence ATGCGAAACGCCCTCGCCTCCGCCGGCACGTTCCTGTGGCTCGTCGTCCCGGCCCTCGCCGCGGACGGGGAGCGCTGGCCGCAGTGGCGGGGGCCGGACGGCAGCGGGCGGACCGCCGCCACGGACGTCGTCACGGAGTGGGGCCCCGAGCAAAACGTGCTCTGGCGCGCCAGCCTGCCGGAGGCGGGGAACTCCACGCCGGTCGTCTGGGGCGACCGCGTGTTCCTCACGCAGCCGTTGTCGGAGAACGATCAGCGGGCGCTGCTCTGCCTCGACCGCACCACCGGCGCCGAACTCTGGCGGCGGGCGGTGACCTACGACAAACCGGAGGCCACCCACAAAACGAACCCCTACGCCTCCGCCTCGCCCGCCGTCGACGGCGAACGGGTCGTCGCCTGGTTCGGGTCCGCCGGCCTGGTCTGCTGGGACCTGGAGGGCAAAGAGCTGTGGCGTCGCGACCTCGGCGAGCAACGGCACATGTGGGGCTACGGCTCCTCGCCGATCCTCCACGGGAACAACTGCATCCTGAACTTCGGCCCGGGCGAACGGGAGTTTCTCATCGCCGTCGACAAGAGCACCGGCGAGACCGTCTGGCAGGTCGACGCCCTGGACGACGAGGCCGAACGCGCCCACAGCGGCCCGGAAAACGACGGCAACTCCAAGGACTTCGATAAGGATGGCGACCGGGCGAACCGTCTCCGCGGCGCCTGGAGCACGCCGATCGTGATCACCGTCGACGGCCGTGACGAACTGATCGTGACGCTGCCCCGCCGCGTCAGCGCCTTCGATCCGGCGACCGGCGAACAGTTGTGGACCTGCGGCGGGCTCGGCCCGCTGGCGTACGCCTCGCCGATGGCCTCCGAGGACGGCATCGTCGTGGCCCTGGGCGGCTACGGCGGGGCCTGCCTGGCCGTGCGGGCCGGCGGCGAGGGCGACGTCACGGAGACCCGGCGGCTCTGGCACCAGCCCCGCGGGGTCGGCTACCTGGGGACCGGCGCCGTGGCCGACGGCGCCGTGTACGTCTGCGACATGGGCGGCGTCCTGCGCTGCCTCGACGTGCAGACCGGCAAGGAACTGTGGAAGTCTCGCGTCGCCGGCGGGGGCACCTGGTCCAGCGTGACCCAGACCGCCGACGGCCGCATGTTCCTGCTGACAAAGTCCGGCACCACCGCCGTGTTTCGGGCGAACCGGGAGGAGTACGAACCGATCGCCGCGAACGACCTGGACGAGTCCACAAACGCCTCCGTCGTGGCGGCGGGCGACGCCCTGTTCCTCCGCACCGACGACGCCCTCTGGGCCGTCGGCGCCCCGGCCGAGGGCGCCGCGGACGGCGAGTAG
- a CDS encoding autotransporter domain-containing protein: MTSPPPPPTAPAADSARPRPSRAAAERRRSRRRRFAAAFATVALGLFAAADRAAAQDFQDVGRFRIVFWNQVDGDHNFGAESIVQADLGTFSAEERAAVVQSFQYWNGILNTTTDAGAGGTVGAVGEQVVIRVLKDDSQTGYNANAASSLHDVGGGVISTDTAARLVNGQSTTRTDGQDGRIVFEFGASPLNFDRPAQLVPPGNSVVRTSIHEIGHLLGFTGDHDPFSTNTVGGNFNGTEVDAITGAAGVPVDGDGAHTLLDYHNLTRAEPTGVSYRNLAAFGPAELAVLADLGYDAGANATLNLDQQFGGARYFADVAGAVGFNDNVAGGTGTTGTWTSAADYSVGYFLQTDGSVVRLVGSTNQSGFATAGVRIAGPGNQTTGDRVTLDVGSAINASGDSAVGVLVSSGANNWITHRGAINLTGADTIGLQFDFGGPFGTTVVDSGRYGDHLVDRVDLTGTVSADRSIFIADTAAVREINVLTGASLTGDIVSDAFVGALGRPTLTFGRAFDAGTGQANGVTGTAGAGGDAAFVFTFADDVTSSDPGVNGGRAVLDAQVYGGATTLSGIALFGGEYEQYGGTLTASGTLLNYNGTTLHGGELLVSGNGFLEGTEVRNGATLTVSGTARTGDDVTSTDAFYDLEVQAGGTAAVTATGTLVTDDFDTAGTATVADGGTFNAATADVTGAGDWTVNGTAAVTGAATVDAGELTVGATGAFDAASLALSGSGDATTSGDVDVVGATTVDGAGSTLNVAAGAFDADSLALTDNAAASVTGTATLTGAATVTDSTATVNAGGTLAAGSATLNSGLLDVLAGGTADVTGDALLDGGFARVNGDLLAANVLLNQGGAIGGAGTVTGDFFAAGRIAPGNSPGVLTVVGNFTGASVAVYDIELQAAAAPVAGVDYDRLAVNGAASVDGGTVNVLPFGNSNYVFGSRYDFLTAAGGLTVQNRVDVVDPLADVRFAQLIGPNSYALVTARDVPFATFGDTFNTRQVGAALDRVRNDPALAELRDALDTLPADADVRDAINQLSGEIYGTQLTAMNRSNLQFLDVVGSRGGAFPLVCGTCGAGPGRGGLQGWQETFGAGGQVEGDGNAFEAQLGTAGTAVGLSRIYGGESGCLAVDVFYGYESTTVRVPDARSTLTDESHRVGGSLRASAGRVYGRLTGFSGGFDGESRRAFVVDNPLFPLSNQTRGEYDGSLSAGDAEVGALTGSEVAYLMPIAGVRVVRTHRGGFAEDGGISALAVDDAALTELRARVGLRAGRRLALGWNLPATGTFEAFYSRDLSASSVGDFRANLVAAEAARFTARGTDFDADRLVLGPGLTLGDGPVQLTGRYRAGLSETAVLHAGDVGLEVCF, translated from the coding sequence ATGACGTCGCCCCCGCCCCCGCCCACGGCGCCTGCCGCAGACTCCGCCCGCCCGCGGCCGTCCCGGGCCGCGGCGGAGCGTCGCCGCTCCCGTCGCCGCCGGTTTGCGGCCGCCTTCGCCACGGTCGCGCTGGGCCTGTTCGCCGCCGCCGACCGGGCGGCGGCGCAGGACTTTCAGGACGTCGGCCGGTTCCGCATCGTGTTCTGGAACCAGGTCGACGGCGATCACAACTTCGGCGCGGAATCGATCGTCCAGGCGGACCTCGGCACCTTCTCGGCGGAGGAGCGGGCGGCGGTGGTGCAGTCGTTCCAGTATTGGAACGGCATCCTCAACACGACGACCGACGCCGGCGCGGGGGGGACGGTCGGGGCGGTCGGCGAGCAGGTCGTCATCCGTGTGCTGAAGGACGACTCGCAGACCGGCTACAACGCGAACGCCGCCTCCAGCTTGCACGACGTCGGCGGGGGCGTGATCAGCACGGACACCGCGGCCCGCTTGGTCAATGGCCAATCCACCACCCGGACCGACGGGCAGGACGGGCGGATCGTGTTCGAGTTCGGCGCCTCGCCGCTCAACTTCGACCGCCCCGCCCAGCTGGTGCCGCCGGGGAACTCCGTGGTGCGGACGTCGATCCACGAGATCGGCCACCTGCTGGGCTTCACGGGCGACCACGACCCGTTCTCCACCAACACCGTCGGTGGCAACTTCAACGGGACGGAGGTGGACGCGATCACCGGCGCCGCCGGCGTGCCGGTCGACGGGGACGGCGCCCACACGCTGCTGGACTACCACAACCTGACCCGGGCCGAACCCACCGGCGTCAGCTACCGCAACCTGGCGGCGTTCGGGCCGGCGGAACTGGCCGTGCTGGCGGACCTGGGCTACGACGCCGGGGCGAACGCCACGCTGAACCTCGACCAGCAGTTCGGCGGGGCCCGCTACTTCGCCGACGTCGCCGGGGCCGTCGGCTTCAACGACAACGTCGCCGGCGGGACGGGGACGACCGGAACCTGGACCTCCGCGGCGGACTACTCCGTCGGCTATTTCCTCCAAACGGACGGCAGCGTCGTCAGGCTGGTCGGCAGCACGAATCAGAGCGGCTTCGCCACCGCTGGCGTGCGAATCGCCGGCCCCGGGAACCAGACGACCGGCGACCGGGTGACGCTGGACGTCGGTTCGGCGATCAACGCCTCCGGCGACAGCGCCGTCGGCGTCCTGGTCAGCAGCGGGGCGAACAACTGGATCACCCACCGCGGGGCGATCAACCTCACCGGCGCCGACACGATCGGGTTGCAGTTCGACTTCGGCGGGCCGTTCGGCACGACCGTCGTCGACTCCGGCCGCTATGGCGACCACCTCGTGGACCGGGTGGATCTGACGGGCACGGTCTCCGCCGACCGGTCGATCTTCATCGCCGACACCGCCGCCGTCCGGGAGATCAACGTCCTCACCGGCGCCAGTCTGACCGGCGACATCGTCAGCGACGCCTTTGTCGGCGCCCTGGGCCGCCCGACCCTCACGTTCGGCCGGGCGTTCGACGCCGGGACCGGGCAGGCCAACGGCGTGACCGGGACCGCCGGCGCCGGCGGGGACGCGGCGTTCGTCTTCACCTTCGCCGACGACGTCACCTCGTCCGACCCCGGCGTCAACGGCGGCCGAGCGGTGTTGGACGCCCAGGTGTACGGCGGCGCCACGACGTTGTCCGGGATCGCGCTGTTCGGCGGCGAGTACGAACAGTACGGCGGCACGCTGACCGCCTCCGGCACGCTGCTGAATTACAACGGCACCACGCTGCACGGCGGGGAACTGCTGGTTTCGGGGAACGGCTTTCTGGAGGGGACGGAAGTCCGGAACGGGGCCACGCTGACGGTCTCCGGCACGGCCCGGACGGGCGACGACGTCACCTCCACGGACGCCTTCTACGACCTTGAGGTGCAGGCCGGGGGGACCGCCGCCGTCACGGCCACCGGGACCCTGGTGACCGACGACTTCGATACCGCCGGCACGGCCACGGTCGCCGACGGCGGGACGTTCAACGCCGCTACCGCCGACGTCACCGGCGCCGGCGACTGGACCGTGAACGGAACCGCCGCGGTGACTGGTGCCGCGACCGTGGACGCCGGCGAGCTCACGGTCGGCGCAACCGGCGCCTTCGACGCCGCCTCCCTCGCCCTGTCCGGCAGCGGCGACGCGACCACCAGCGGCGACGTGGACGTCGTCGGCGCCACGACGGTCGACGGCGCCGGTTCGACCCTCAACGTCGCCGCCGGCGCCTTCGACGCCGACTCGCTGGCCCTGACGGACAACGCCGCCGCGAGCGTCACCGGGACCGCGACGCTGACCGGTGCCGCCACGGTCACCGATTCCACCGCGACCGTGAACGCCGGCGGGACGCTGGCGGCGGGGTCGGCGACGCTCAACTCCGGCCTGCTGGACGTGTTGGCCGGCGGCACGGCCGACGTGACCGGCGACGCCTTGCTCGACGGCGGGTTCGCCCGCGTCAACGGCGACCTGCTCGCCGCCAACGTGCTGCTGAACCAGGGCGGCGCCATCGGCGGCGCCGGGACCGTCACCGGCGACTTCTTCGCCGCCGGCCGCATCGCCCCGGGCAACAGCCCCGGCGTGCTGACCGTTGTCGGGAACTTCACCGGCGCCTCCGTCGCCGTGTACGACATCGAACTGCAGGCCGCCGCCGCCCCGGTCGCGGGCGTCGACTACGACCGCCTCGCCGTCAACGGGGCCGCGAGCGTCGACGGCGGCACGGTCAACGTGCTGCCGTTCGGCAACTCGAACTACGTGTTCGGGTCGCGGTACGACTTCCTCACCGCCGCCGGCGGGCTGACGGTGCAGAACCGCGTGGACGTCGTCGATCCGCTGGCCGACGTGCGGTTCGCCCAACTGATCGGGCCGAACTCCTACGCCCTGGTGACCGCCCGCGACGTGCCGTTCGCCACGTTCGGCGACACCTTCAACACCCGTCAGGTGGGGGCGGCGCTCGATCGGGTGCGGAACGATCCGGCCCTGGCGGAGTTGCGGGACGCCCTCGACACCCTGCCGGCCGACGCCGACGTGCGGGACGCGATCAACCAGCTCTCCGGCGAGATCTACGGCACGCAGTTGACCGCCATGAATCGCAGCAACCTGCAGTTCCTGGACGTGGTGGGCAGCCGCGGCGGAGCCTTCCCGCTGGTCTGCGGGACCTGCGGCGCCGGCCCCGGACGGGGCGGCTTGCAGGGCTGGCAGGAGACCTTCGGGGCCGGCGGGCAGGTGGAGGGCGACGGCAACGCCTTCGAGGCCCAACTCGGCACGGCGGGCACCGCGGTCGGCCTGTCCCGGATCTACGGCGGGGAGAGCGGCTGCTTGGCGGTGGACGTGTTCTACGGCTACGAATCGACCACCGTCCGCGTGCCGGACGCCCGCTCCACCCTCACCGACGAGTCGCACCGCGTCGGCGGCTCGCTGCGGGCCAGCGCCGGCCGGGTCTACGGCCGGCTGACCGGGTTCAGCGGCGGGTTCGACGGCGAATCCCGCCGGGCCTTCGTCGTCGACAACCCGCTGTTCCCGCTGTCCAATCAGACCCGCGGGGAGTACGACGGCTCGTTGTCCGCCGGCGACGCGGAGGTCGGCGCCCTGACCGGCTCCGAGGTCGCCTATCTCATGCCGATCGCCGGCGTGCGGGTCGTGCGGACGCATCGGGGCGGGTTCGCCGAGGACGGCGGGATCAGCGCCCTGGCGGTGGACGACGCCGCCCTCACGGAGCTCCGGGCGCGGGTCGGCCTGCGGGCCGGGCGCCGGCTGGCGCTGGGTTGGAACCTGCCGGCGACGGGGACGTTCGAGGCGTTCTACAGCCGGGACCTGTCCGCCAGTTCCGTGGGCGACTTCCGGGCGAACCTCGTCGCCGCCGAAGCCGCCCGGTTCACCGCCCGCGGCACGGACTTCGACGCCGACCGCCTCGTGCTGGGCCCGGGGCTGACGCTGGGCGACGGGCCGGTGCAGCTCACCGGCCGGTACCGGGCCGGGCTGAGCGAGACCGCCGTGCTGCACGCCGGCGACGTCGGGCTGGAAGTCTGCTTCTGA